Proteins encoded within one genomic window of Haloplanus vescus:
- a CDS encoding CGCGG family putative rSAM-modified RiPP protein, producing MSQSDSTVHDTSWSANLEGPEHAASRDLLMEQAIEAVEQTAPGNHVNLVTHADHGHPEAYLYPTLRERFEDVTLEYVDQCGCGGYVTRVHV from the coding sequence ATGAGCCAATCCGATAGCACCGTCCACGACACGTCGTGGTCGGCGAACCTCGAAGGTCCCGAACACGCCGCCAGTCGCGACCTGTTGATGGAGCAGGCAATCGAGGCCGTCGAACAGACGGCCCCGGGCAACCACGTCAATCTCGTCACGCACGCCGACCACGGTCACCCGGAGGCGTACCTCTATCCGACGCTCCGAGAGCGGTTCGAGGACGTGACCCTCGAGTACGTCGACCAGTGTGGGTGTGGCGGATACGTCACTCGCGTTCACGTCTGA
- a CDS encoding DUF7524 family protein has product MTPVLLVELNRGALHTVEAPAEFTIDRSFSLELRNHGEAVHAHVHADDALSAVARVDSDGNIFVEQGATHSVPIGVESVDSPVTGTLQIATGYGSETVEIEVTVEPETDDQSVDVDETLSTPQTEDTGPSKPPLTDRLAGVLPSRRTLPVLGLGLLAIAVAISVANAVQTPAVLIGAGVVVGAVLVALVALLR; this is encoded by the coding sequence GTGACTCCGGTCTTGCTCGTCGAGTTAAACCGTGGAGCGCTTCACACTGTGGAGGCGCCTGCCGAGTTCACCATCGACCGGTCGTTCTCCCTCGAACTCCGCAACCACGGTGAAGCCGTCCACGCTCACGTCCACGCCGACGACGCCCTCTCGGCCGTGGCACGCGTCGACTCCGACGGCAATATCTTCGTCGAGCAAGGCGCGACGCATTCGGTCCCCATCGGCGTCGAATCCGTCGACTCGCCCGTGACGGGGACGCTCCAAATCGCCACCGGCTACGGCTCCGAGACGGTCGAAATCGAGGTGACGGTCGAACCCGAGACGGACGACCAGTCGGTCGACGTCGACGAGACGCTCTCGACGCCCCAGACCGAGGACACCGGCCCGTCGAAACCACCGCTCACCGACCGCCTCGCGGGCGTCCTCCCCAGTCGGCGGACGCTGCCCGTGCTCGGTCTCGGCCTGCTCGCAATCGCCGTCGCCATCAGCGTCGCCAACGCCGTTCAGACCCCGGCGGTCCTCATCGGTGCCGGCGTCGTCGTGGGCGCCGTCCTCGTCGCGCTCGTCGCCTTACTGCGGTAA
- a CDS encoding DUF2267 domain-containing protein: MSDPGLTSVVRRASVFESEAEAQRTIDATLRALAACLTQDERREVASWLGDRYASAVREMDSTDPTPPSIDEFVDRVRSDAEVDSPRPKIRVALAGLRTVIGPEAFADLRAQLPPAYGSLFDPASVEPGATFVDIVADAGAFERDIAESAARATLTVLGYRLAEGEATDVAPYLRGDASAWLSRRATNDAGTFGADGFVDRVADRTGASEGRAREYVSAVGDALAESVPERERERAAAQLPDSYEPLLDLRV, encoded by the coding sequence ATGTCCGACCCGGGTCTCACCAGCGTCGTTCGGCGGGCGAGCGTGTTCGAGTCCGAAGCCGAAGCGCAGCGGACTATCGACGCGACGCTTCGTGCGCTCGCGGCGTGTCTCACACAGGACGAGCGCCGCGAGGTGGCGTCGTGGCTCGGCGACCGCTACGCGTCGGCCGTCCGCGAGATGGACAGCACCGACCCGACGCCGCCGAGCATCGACGAGTTCGTCGACCGGGTGCGCTCGGACGCCGAGGTGGACAGCCCGCGCCCGAAGATTCGAGTGGCGCTTGCGGGCCTGCGCACCGTCATCGGGCCCGAGGCGTTCGCCGACCTCCGCGCGCAACTCCCGCCGGCGTACGGGTCGCTGTTCGACCCCGCGTCGGTCGAACCGGGGGCGACGTTCGTCGATATCGTCGCCGACGCCGGCGCGTTCGAACGCGACATCGCGGAGTCCGCCGCTCGCGCGACGCTGACGGTGCTCGGCTATCGACTCGCGGAGGGGGAAGCCACGGACGTGGCGCCCTACCTACGTGGCGACGCCTCGGCGTGGCTCTCCCGACGAGCGACCAACGACGCGGGGACGTTCGGCGCCGACGGGTTTGTCGACCGAGTCGCCGACAGAACCGGCGCGTCCGAGGGGCGCGCCCGCGAGTACGTGTCGGCCGTTGGCGACGCGCTCGCGGAATCCGTGCCCGAACGCGAGCGAGAGCGGGCCGCGGCCCAACTGCCCGATAGTTACGAGCCGCTACTCGATTTGCGGGTGTGA
- a CDS encoding methytransferase partner Trm112, which translates to MKESLMEILCDPLDKSDLELEVEERDGEEIVEGRLIGTTTGEVYPIEDGIPNLLPPDMRDEE; encoded by the coding sequence ATGAAGGAATCCCTAATGGAAATCCTCTGTGACCCGCTCGACAAGAGCGACCTCGAACTCGAAGTCGAGGAGCGAGACGGCGAGGAAATCGTCGAAGGCCGCCTCATCGGAACCACCACGGGCGAGGTGTACCCCATCGAGGACGGCATCCCGAACCTCCTGCCGCCGGACATGCGCGACGAAGAATGA
- a CDS encoding TIGR04053 family radical SAM/SPASM domain-containing protein, translated as MHANVDTDRRPFVLVWELTRACELTCKHCRADAQPDRHPDELTTEEGKALLDEARAFGENQLVVLSGGDPLVRDDTVELVEYGADRGLLMTLTPSGTASLTPDRVSALADAGARRLALSIDGGSRATHDEFRGEPGSFDSTLRAARAAHDAGLPLQINTTVCAQTVDDLPAIRELVSDLGAVLWSVFFLVPVGRGAVLDSIDPDRAEDVMAWLAAVEDDASFGVKTTEAPHYRRVALQERQGDGADAAADAIGRRTGITAGDGFAFVSHVGDVYPSGFLPESAGNVREQGLVETYRDADLFTSLRDPDALRGKCGACEYRGVCGGSRSRAYATTGDPLASDPLCAYVPEEYDGPLPDGRTPVSGD; from the coding sequence ATGCACGCCAACGTCGACACGGACCGACGGCCGTTCGTGCTCGTGTGGGAACTGACGCGAGCGTGTGAGCTGACGTGCAAGCACTGCCGGGCCGACGCCCAACCGGACCGCCACCCCGACGAACTCACGACCGAGGAGGGGAAGGCGCTCCTCGACGAGGCGCGAGCGTTCGGCGAGAACCAACTGGTCGTCCTCTCGGGCGGCGACCCACTCGTCCGCGACGACACCGTCGAACTCGTCGAGTACGGGGCGGACCGCGGCCTCCTGATGACGCTGACGCCGAGCGGAACGGCGTCGCTGACGCCCGACCGCGTCTCGGCGCTCGCCGACGCGGGGGCACGTCGCCTCGCGCTGAGCATCGACGGTGGCTCGCGCGCCACGCACGACGAGTTCCGCGGCGAGCCCGGAAGTTTCGATTCGACGCTCCGCGCGGCGCGTGCGGCCCACGACGCCGGCCTCCCCCTCCAGATAAACACGACCGTCTGCGCCCAGACGGTCGACGACCTCCCGGCGATTCGCGAGTTGGTCTCCGACCTCGGTGCGGTGCTCTGGTCGGTGTTCTTCCTCGTGCCCGTCGGCCGCGGGGCCGTCCTCGACTCCATCGACCCGGACCGCGCCGAAGACGTGATGGCGTGGCTGGCGGCGGTCGAAGACGACGCCTCCTTCGGGGTCAAGACCACGGAAGCGCCCCACTACCGGCGGGTCGCGCTCCAAGAGCGACAGGGAGACGGCGCCGACGCCGCCGCCGACGCCATCGGTCGCCGGACGGGAATCACGGCCGGCGACGGCTTCGCGTTCGTCAGCCACGTCGGCGACGTGTATCCCTCCGGCTTCCTCCCGGAGTCGGCGGGGAACGTCCGCGAACAGGGGCTGGTCGAGACGTATCGCGACGCGGACCTGTTCACCAGCCTCCGCGACCCCGACGCGCTCCGCGGGAAGTGTGGCGCGTGCGAGTATCGCGGCGTCTGCGGCGGGAGTCGGTCGCGCGCGTACGCCACGACGGGCGACCCGCTGGCGAGCGACCCACTCTGTGCATACGTCCCCGAAGAGTACGACGGACCGCTCCCGGACGGCAGAACGCCGGTCTCGGGCGACTGA
- a CDS encoding SRPBCC family protein, with product MESVTVSRTIAAPREVVQSAMEDVETFMLAAGFDDVTVEGDRIDLENRVGIATIELTLERVDVQDAVLAYEQRDGIFESMRTVYRLSDAGEAGTTVEATTDFALDVALVGDLLDSTVIRRQRRKELEAQFDYLESAAD from the coding sequence ATGGAATCAGTCACCGTCTCGCGGACGATTGCCGCACCGAGAGAGGTCGTACAGTCGGCGATGGAGGACGTAGAGACGTTCATGCTCGCCGCGGGTTTCGACGACGTGACCGTGGAGGGCGACCGCATCGACCTCGAAAACCGGGTGGGCATCGCGACCATCGAACTGACGCTCGAACGCGTCGACGTTCAGGACGCCGTCCTCGCGTACGAACAGCGCGACGGCATCTTCGAGTCGATGCGCACCGTCTATCGGCTCTCCGACGCGGGCGAGGCCGGAACCACCGTCGAGGCGACGACGGACTTCGCCCTCGACGTGGCGCTCGTCGGCGACCTGCTCGATTCGACGGTCATCCGCCGCCAGCGCCGCAAAGAGCTCGAAGCGCAGTTCGACTACCTCGAATCGGCGGCGGACTGA
- a CDS encoding DUF2249 domain-containing protein — MSGVDTLLAETDAPATDSREVLDVRELPPPEPLKQTLETAADLDDGVIVQVNDRVPQHLFPRLDDRGFAYETVERDDRVVTAIWRA; from the coding sequence ATGTCAGGCGTCGATACCCTCTTGGCCGAGACGGACGCCCCGGCGACCGACTCCCGCGAGGTGCTCGACGTGCGGGAACTGCCGCCGCCGGAGCCGCTGAAACAGACGCTCGAAACCGCCGCGGACCTCGACGACGGCGTCATCGTGCAGGTAAATGACCGCGTTCCACAGCACCTGTTCCCCCGCCTCGACGACCGGGGGTTCGCGTACGAGACGGTCGAACGAGACGACCGGGTCGTGACGGCAATCTGGCGCGCCTGA